The proteins below are encoded in one region of Chitinispirillales bacterium ANBcel5:
- a CDS encoding VOC family protein, protein MSAFGKNSMIKNITTLHNTPPGDTDTVTFELFGYEFMAISPGNLFKLNPSISFFINFVPLHDKDARARLVSLWNKLSEGGTVLMPRDKYPFIERYGWLEDKYGVSCQLILADSTG, encoded by the coding sequence GTGTCTGCTTTCGGCAAAAACTCAATGATTAAAAACATCACTACACTTCACAATACCCCGCCCGGAGACACCGACACTGTCACTTTTGAACTTTTTGGGTATGAATTTATGGCTATCTCTCCCGGCAATCTCTTCAAATTAAATCCATCCATCTCGTTTTTCATAAATTTTGTTCCACTGCATGATAAAGACGCACGCGCCCGGCTTGTTAGTTTGTGGAATAAGCTCTCTGAAGGTGGCACGGTGCTCATGCCTCGGGATAAATACCCTTTCATTGAGCGGTATGGATGGCTCGAAGACAAGTACGGCGTTTCATGTCAGTTGATTTTAGCGGACTCAACAGGTTGA
- a CDS encoding M28 family peptidase, producing the protein MNDNLYSKSVNYMKTLCEKIPERSIGSEGNREATRYFKTIMSSFGWRTDIQEFDAIDWVDGGATLTVGNSGYDVLVSPYSLSFSGKRQLTSVSTIEELKNSTFEGKILLLHGEIAKEQLMPKNFVFYNPEEHQQIVSLLEQGNPKAIICATGKNSSVAGGVYPFPLIEDGDFLVPSVYMTEEEGKRLLPHVGKEVQLSSDSKRIPGKGYNVVCKKGSDNSKRVVVTAHIDAKKGTPGAIDNASGVTALLLLAEVLKDYLGDKQIEIVALNGEDYYSVPGQMKYIEKNQGQFESMLMNINIDGAAYKGSNISFSLFELPHELKAKVTALIKKHPDIVEGSPWPQGDHSIFVQYGVPAVAISSQWFIDNMDNQSITHTPKDNLSIIDYGKIVTIAKAVEAFIRSVIIN; encoded by the coding sequence ATGAATGATAACTTGTATAGCAAAAGTGTTAATTACATGAAAACTCTTTGCGAAAAGATTCCGGAACGAAGTATAGGTAGTGAAGGTAACAGAGAAGCCACCAGATATTTTAAGACTATCATGTCATCATTTGGTTGGAGAACAGATATACAGGAATTTGACGCCATTGACTGGGTTGATGGAGGAGCCACATTAACCGTTGGTAATTCCGGCTATGACGTACTTGTTAGTCCCTACTCACTCTCCTTTTCGGGTAAGAGGCAGCTCACAAGCGTTTCAACCATTGAAGAGCTAAAGAACAGTACATTTGAAGGAAAGATTTTGCTGCTGCATGGAGAGATCGCTAAAGAGCAGTTGATGCCCAAAAATTTTGTATTTTACAATCCAGAGGAACATCAGCAAATAGTTTCGCTTTTAGAACAAGGTAATCCCAAAGCTATTATTTGCGCAACAGGTAAGAATTCTTCCGTGGCCGGAGGTGTATATCCTTTTCCGCTCATTGAAGATGGGGATTTTTTGGTGCCATCAGTGTATATGACCGAAGAAGAGGGCAAACGACTTTTACCTCACGTTGGAAAAGAGGTACAGTTATCCTCTGACTCCAAAAGAATACCCGGCAAAGGGTATAATGTAGTTTGCAAAAAAGGTAGCGATAATTCAAAAAGAGTTGTTGTAACAGCTCATATTGATGCAAAAAAGGGAACACCGGGCGCAATTGATAATGCTTCAGGTGTTACAGCCCTGTTACTGCTTGCCGAAGTTTTGAAAGACTATTTGGGTGATAAACAGATAGAGATCGTTGCCCTTAACGGCGAAGATTATTATTCTGTGCCGGGACAGATGAAATACATTGAAAAAAATCAGGGCCAATTTGAATCGATGCTAATGAATATAAACATTGATGGTGCTGCTTACAAAGGCAGTAATATTTCATTTTCACTCTTTGAGTTGCCTCATGAGCTCAAAGCTAAGGTTACGGCTCTCATAAAGAAACACCCTGACATTGTGGAAGGTTCCCCCTGGCCCCAGGGAGATCACAGTATCTTTGTTCAATATGGTGTACCGGCTGTTGCCATTTCTTCACAGTGGTTTATAGATAATATGGATAATCAGAGCATAACCCATACCCCTAAAGATAATTTATCCATAATTGACTACGGTAAGATAGTAACTATCGCAAAAGCGGTGGAAGCGTTTATAAGGTCTGTGATTATTAATTGA